From Silene latifolia isolate original U9 population unplaced genomic scaffold, ASM4854445v1 scaffold_75, whole genome shotgun sequence, one genomic window encodes:
- the LOC141640264 gene encoding uncharacterized protein LOC141640264, translating into MDIKKFLHQNNIGLYGLVETKVKSPDFATILQNIGSHWKGINNNHFNHGGRVWIIWIAQFFDLTTLHMSAQSITVRVLEKASGDEFLFTVVYGFNDNGDRTDLWNDLKHVKNSFSGAWGICGDFNNVLNYNERIGRDVTWSKIAEFRECIQYCGVTDIKGQGAFYTWNNKHDAGSRTYSRIDRFLVNSEWMDLYPHAFAHFLPEGLFDHNPSVCYRRAIRSQPKGHFKYYNMWGLDPDFQEVVQASWNEPAYGTLMFKLVSKLKRLKYPLKDLNRNKFSDIEKVVGVAKSLLEDIQIQLTDKPTDPNLITAECEASEALRHLSKIQHSFLSQRAKTDWIKHGDENTRFFS; encoded by the coding sequence ATGGATATTAAAAAATTCCTGCATCAGAATAATATTGGCTTGTATGGTCTAGTTGAAACTAAAGTGAAATCTCCTGATTTTGCTACTATTCTTCAGAATATTGGATCTCATTGGAAgggtattaataataatcattttaaTCATGGGGGGAGAGTTTGGATCATTTGGATTGCTCAGTTTTTTGATCTTACTACCTTGCATATGTCTGCTCAATCCATCACTGTGAGGGTCCTAGAGAAAGCATCTGGTGATGAATTCCTTTTCACTGTTGTCTATGGTTTTAATGATAATGGTGATAGAACTGACCTTTGGAATGACTTAAAGCATGTTAAGAATTCTTTCTCTGGTGCTTGGGGTATTTGTGGTGATTTCAACAATGTGCTCAACTATAATGAAAGAATTGGAAGGGATGTGACTTGGTCTAAAATTGCTGAGTTTAGAGAGTGCATTCAGTATTGTGGTGTCACTGACATTAAGGGGCAGGGTGCTTTCTACACGTGGAACAATAAGCATGATGCTGGGAGTAGAACTTACTCTAGAATTGATAGATTCCTTGTCAATTCTGAGTGGATGGATTTATATCCTCATGCTTTTGCTCATTTTCTACCTGAAGGCCTATTCGACCATAATCCTAGTGTGTGTTATAGAAGAGCTATCAGGAGCCAGCCTAAGGGGCACTTCAAGTATTATAATATGTGGGGTCTTGATCCAGACTTCCAGGAGGTTGTTCAAGCTTCTTGGAATGAGCCTGCATATGGTACACTCATGTTCAAGCTAGTCTCTAAGCTAAAGAGACTGAAGTACCCTCTTAAGGATTTGAATAGAAATAAATTTTCTGACATTGAGAAGGTTGTAGGGGTGGCTAAGTCTCTTTTAGAGGATATTCAAATTCAGCTGACTGACAAGCCAACTGATCCTAATCTTATCACTGCTGAATGTGAGGCCTCTGAAGCTCTCAGGCACCTGTCAAAGATCCAACATAGTTTCTTGAGCCAGAGAGCTAAGACTGACTGGATTAAACATGGTGATGAAAACACTAGATTTTTTTCATAA